The Acidianus manzaensis genome has a window encoding:
- the rpl4p gene encoding 50S ribosomal protein L4: MLVQFNTKKVNIINLDGSKGNEIELPEFFSYPIRKDLIRRAFLSSLTKSIQPKGRDPMAGKRTTAESFGINLGLARVPRIHGSGEAALAPNTVGGRLAFPPTTEKIIAERINKKEMRRAIISALSATAIAEVVKSRGHRISNDAVLPIIVSNEILKINKTKDVEDFLEKIGLGNELERLHENIKIRAGKGKMRGRKYKVPRGPLFIIHESSSLIKAARNIPGVDVVLASEVSVIHLAPGGNPGRLTLYDEDSLKILKNRFSGELQ; encoded by the coding sequence ATGTTAGTACAATTTAATACGAAAAAAGTTAACATAATAAATTTGGATGGAAGTAAAGGAAATGAAATAGAATTACCTGAATTTTTCTCTTATCCAATAAGGAAAGATCTGATAAGAAGAGCTTTTCTTTCTTCCTTAACTAAGTCAATACAACCTAAAGGAAGAGATCCAATGGCAGGTAAGAGGACTACAGCAGAAAGTTTTGGAATAAACTTAGGTCTAGCTAGAGTACCTAGAATTCATGGTTCAGGTGAAGCAGCATTAGCTCCTAATACAGTAGGAGGTAGATTAGCATTTCCCCCGACTACTGAAAAAATTATTGCTGAAAGAATAAATAAAAAAGAAATGAGAAGAGCTATAATTAGTGCTTTATCTGCTACAGCAATTGCAGAAGTTGTGAAGTCTAGAGGACATAGAATATCCAATGATGCTGTCTTACCAATAATAGTTTCCAATGAAATTTTAAAAATAAATAAAACAAAAGATGTAGAAGATTTTCTGGAAAAAATTGGTTTAGGTAATGAACTGGAGAGGCTACACGAAAATATAAAAATAAGAGCAGGCAAAGGTAAGATGAGAGGAAGAAAATATAAGGTGCCAAGAGGTCCTTTGTTTATAATACATGAGAGTTCATCATTAATTAAAGCAGCTAGAAATATACCAGGAGTTGATGTTGTGTTAGCTAGTGAAGTAAGTGTAATTCATTTAGCACCAGGTGGAAATCCAGGTAGATTAACCTTATATGACGAAGATTCGTTAAAGATTCTAAAAAATAGAT
- a CDS encoding 50S ribosomal protein L3: MGHRKLASPRRGSAGLRPRKRSNEILPTPRSWPSVSSSSSTLLGFVGYKAGMTHVYYVNDIKGSSEFGKEVFTPVTVIETPPILPIALRAYILGDNGEPEVFTDYWIPDIPKEISERKIKNLKLNKDKLNDLLEKIKANQNNILYLRAIVSTQPKLVPALGKKKPEIVEVQIGGGDISSQLNYALSILGKQISVGDVFKEGQLIDILGVTKGKGFQGVVKRYSVMELPRWHKNRKGSRKAGTKGPSMSTPSYTPQPGQLGFHRRTEYNKRILKIINNPDEINPKGGFVKYGLVKNTSLLLQGSTIGVRKRPLFLRYPIRPYEIPVEIPKVTYVSLNSKQG, translated from the coding sequence ATGGGTCATCGAAAATTAGCGTCACCTAGGAGAGGTTCAGCTGGTCTTAGACCTAGGAAGAGATCTAATGAGATACTTCCTACTCCCAGGTCTTGGCCTAGTGTTAGTTCTTCTAGTTCTACGCTTCTTGGTTTTGTTGGATATAAAGCTGGAATGACACATGTTTATTATGTTAATGATATTAAAGGTTCTTCAGAATTTGGAAAAGAAGTATTTACACCAGTTACAGTAATTGAGACTCCACCAATTTTACCAATAGCATTAAGAGCGTATATATTAGGAGATAATGGAGAACCAGAAGTATTTACTGATTATTGGATTCCAGATATTCCAAAAGAAATTTCAGAGAGGAAAATTAAAAATCTAAAACTTAATAAAGACAAATTAAATGACTTGCTTGAGAAAATTAAAGCAAATCAAAATAATATACTATACTTAAGAGCTATTGTATCTACTCAACCTAAATTAGTGCCGGCATTAGGTAAGAAAAAGCCAGAGATCGTAGAAGTTCAAATTGGAGGAGGAGATATTTCTTCACAATTGAATTACGCTTTAAGTATTTTGGGTAAGCAAATTAGCGTTGGAGATGTATTTAAAGAAGGTCAGTTAATAGATATTCTAGGAGTAACTAAAGGTAAAGGATTCCAAGGCGTTGTAAAGAGATATAGTGTAATGGAATTACCAAGATGGCACAAAAATAGAAAAGGAAGTAGAAAAGCTGGAACTAAAGGTCCATCTATGAGTACTCCAAGCTATACTCCTCAACCTGGTCAATTAGGTTTTCATAGAAGAACTGAATACAATAAAAGAATATTAAAGATAATAAACAATCCTGATGAGATAAATCCAAAAGGAGGATTTGTAAAATATGGATTAGTAAAGAATACTTCCTTACTATTACAAGGGTCTACTATAGGGGTAAGAAAAAGACCATTATTCTTAAGATATCCAATCAGGCCATATGAAATACCTGTAGAAATTCCAAAAGTTACTTATGTGAGTTTAAATAGTAAGCAAGGGTGA
- the ileS gene encoding isoleucine--tRNA ligase, with protein MRVWWYELSTVKPLSTKFDLKSIENEIISYWDSNNIYKKLKEYNKNRPNKFLFIDGPPYPSAPIPHIGTIWNKVIKDSILRFKRIEGYRVYDQPGYDTHGLPIEVAVEKKFGISRKQEIIEKVGVDKFINMCKDFALENAKSMTNNFKNVGVFMDWDNPYYTLDNEYISNSWSLIKRANEKGLLQKDVEVLHWCPRCETTLSDYEVSEYKDIEDPSIYVKFKILGENDRYLVIWTTTPWTIPSNVFVMINSEYEYADVQVGNEVYVIAKDRVESVMKEAKIKNYKVIRTYKGSELVGIKYQHPLKDIVDAQKDLDDYHKVVDAGNVVTLEEGTGLVHSAPGHGDVDFEIGKKMGFPIVMLVGDRGEFLERAGKYAGKYVRDASKEVIEDLKSRNALLYSSTVVHRYPICWRCKTPLILRAIEQWFIKVTKLKSDLLNEIDRVNWVPEWGKTRIGNMVKELRDWVISRQRFWGNPLPIWVCKNGHINVIGSVDELKKNAINEVPDDLHRPWIDNVVIRCKECGEEAHRIPDVADVWFDSGVAFFASLGNNWSKTWNEIGPVDLVLEGHDQLRGWFFSLLRSGAILIGRAPYDSVLVHGFMLDEQGREMHKSLGNYVEPEVVINKYGRDVLRSWLLRNTTWEDAKFSWKAMELTLRDIHIVWNVYVFASTYMSLDNFDPTQYNMEDIKNNLRVEDLWILSRYYNMLRNIKTSMKNFKVHEMANYLFDFIINDISRFYLRLARKRAWIEYNDPDKIAMYYVLYNILKGWIIIASSVIPYTAEKIYKEFVVNGKESVSMEDFPEIQEEYINNDIEKAIDIIREIEEAGLNARAKAGIKLRWPIKKAYIFMNSEEKLKLIHTASEVLKSVLNVKDVELNDISQYSKFTETLAFPNPGKIGKDFKQFTPKIIEYINLNQKAVADSIINKGYHEAIIDSTTIRLDKSHIRLEETTLEGYVNSKFNDGILVISKEISQEEEEEGIVRDIIRRIQFMRKMLNLNVTDYIEISIFPPEDRKSIIEKWKEYIMNETRAKNLKISEATGSLVESWEIEDQDYKIGISKVS; from the coding sequence ATAAGAGTTTGGTGGTACGAATTATCTACAGTAAAACCGTTATCTACTAAATTTGATCTTAAATCTATAGAAAATGAAATTATATCCTATTGGGATTCGAATAATATATACAAAAAATTGAAGGAATATAATAAGAATAGGCCTAATAAATTCTTATTTATAGATGGACCACCTTATCCATCAGCACCAATACCGCATATAGGTACTATATGGAATAAGGTAATAAAAGATTCAATATTACGTTTTAAACGTATTGAGGGTTATAGGGTATACGATCAACCAGGCTATGATACACATGGTTTGCCAATAGAAGTAGCTGTAGAGAAAAAATTTGGTATAAGTAGAAAGCAAGAAATAATAGAAAAAGTTGGGGTAGACAAATTCATTAACATGTGTAAGGATTTTGCGCTAGAAAATGCAAAGTCTATGACTAATAATTTCAAGAATGTTGGAGTTTTTATGGATTGGGACAATCCTTACTATACACTTGATAATGAATATATAAGTAATTCATGGTCACTTATAAAAAGAGCAAATGAGAAAGGATTATTGCAAAAGGATGTTGAAGTTCTACACTGGTGTCCCCGTTGTGAGACGACTTTGTCAGATTATGAGGTTTCAGAATACAAAGATATAGAAGATCCATCGATTTATGTTAAATTTAAGATTTTAGGAGAAAATGATAGATATTTGGTAATATGGACTACGACTCCATGGACTATTCCTTCTAACGTATTTGTAATGATAAATTCTGAATATGAATATGCTGATGTTCAAGTAGGTAATGAAGTTTACGTAATAGCTAAAGATAGAGTAGAAAGTGTTATGAAAGAAGCTAAAATAAAAAACTACAAAGTAATTCGTACATATAAAGGCTCTGAACTAGTAGGAATTAAATATCAGCATCCTTTGAAAGACATAGTAGACGCTCAAAAAGATTTAGATGACTATCATAAGGTTGTAGATGCTGGAAATGTAGTTACACTAGAAGAAGGTACTGGTCTAGTGCACAGTGCGCCTGGTCATGGCGATGTAGATTTTGAAATAGGCAAAAAGATGGGCTTCCCAATAGTAATGTTAGTAGGAGATAGAGGAGAATTTTTAGAGAGAGCAGGAAAATATGCAGGAAAATATGTAAGAGATGCATCAAAAGAAGTTATAGAAGATCTAAAATCACGTAATGCTTTATTATATTCATCTACTGTAGTACATAGATATCCTATATGTTGGAGATGTAAGACACCATTAATATTAAGAGCTATAGAACAATGGTTTATAAAAGTTACAAAATTAAAGTCTGATTTACTTAATGAGATAGATAGAGTAAACTGGGTTCCAGAATGGGGTAAAACTAGAATTGGAAACATGGTAAAAGAACTTAGAGATTGGGTAATAAGCAGGCAAAGATTTTGGGGTAATCCATTACCAATATGGGTATGTAAAAATGGTCATATAAATGTAATAGGTAGCGTAGACGAGCTAAAGAAAAATGCGATTAATGAAGTTCCAGATGATTTGCATAGACCTTGGATTGATAATGTAGTTATACGTTGTAAAGAATGTGGAGAGGAGGCACATAGAATTCCTGATGTAGCTGATGTATGGTTTGATAGTGGTGTAGCATTCTTTGCTAGTTTGGGTAATAATTGGAGTAAAACATGGAATGAAATAGGTCCAGTAGACCTAGTATTAGAAGGTCATGATCAGTTAAGAGGTTGGTTCTTTAGTCTTTTGCGTTCAGGAGCTATACTCATAGGTAGAGCTCCTTATGATTCTGTCTTAGTTCATGGATTCATGCTAGACGAACAAGGACGTGAAATGCATAAGAGTTTAGGTAATTATGTTGAACCAGAAGTAGTCATTAATAAATATGGTAGGGATGTACTGAGATCATGGCTATTAAGAAATACTACCTGGGAAGATGCTAAGTTCTCATGGAAAGCAATGGAACTAACATTGCGTGATATCCATATAGTATGGAATGTCTATGTATTTGCTAGTACTTACATGAGTTTGGATAATTTTGATCCAACACAATATAATATGGAAGATATAAAGAATAATTTAAGAGTAGAAGATCTCTGGATATTATCAAGATATTATAATATGCTAAGAAATATAAAAACTTCTATGAAAAATTTCAAAGTTCATGAAATGGCAAACTATCTATTTGATTTCATAATAAACGATATAAGTAGATTTTACTTAAGACTTGCTAGAAAAAGAGCATGGATTGAGTATAATGATCCAGACAAAATTGCAATGTATTATGTTTTATATAATATATTAAAAGGATGGATTATTATTGCATCTTCAGTAATACCATATACTGCAGAAAAAATATACAAAGAATTTGTAGTAAATGGAAAAGAATCAGTTAGTATGGAAGATTTTCCAGAAATTCAAGAGGAATATATAAATAATGACATAGAAAAAGCTATAGATATAATAAGAGAGATAGAAGAAGCTGGCCTAAACGCTAGAGCAAAAGCAGGAATAAAACTAAGATGGCCAATAAAGAAGGCATATATATTTATGAATTCCGAAGAAAAACTAAAATTAATCCATACTGCATCTGAAGTTCTTAAGTCCGTTCTTAATGTTAAAGACGTTGAACTAAATGATATTTCACAATATTCTAAATTCACTGAAACTTTAGCATTTCCAAATCCTGGAAAAATAGGGAAGGATTTTAAGCAATTTACACCGAAAATAATAGAATATATAAATCTTAATCAAAAAGCAGTAGCGGATAGTATAATAAATAAAGGTTATCATGAGGCTATTATAGATAGTACTACAATTAGGCTTGACAAGTCGCATATACGCTTGGAAGAAACTACTTTAGAGGGATATGTTAATTCTAAATTTAACGATGGTATTCTTGTAATTTCAAAAGAAATAAGTCAAGAAGAGGAAGAAGAAGGAATAGTAAGAGATATTATAAGAAGAATTCAATTTATGAGAAAGATGCTTAACCTTAATGTAACAGACTATATTGAAATATCTATATTCCCTCCGGAAGATAGAAAATCTATAATTGAAAAATGGAAAGAATATATAATGAATGAAACTAGAGCTAAAAATCTAAAAATATCAGAAGCTACTGGATCATTAGTAGAATCATGGGAGATTGAAGATCAAGACTATAAAATTGGAATATCCAAAGTGTCTTAA
- a CDS encoding putative RNA uridine N3 methyltransferase: MYPFPRHKELNLAIYSSFFSNKSSLTEKTIYSSILFRALIEFRISKLYIIDSNKRIFSLVNKLAMYSLTPPYLKKEISFNKDLGKAGLLSPMNLIYHLVHKFPVEGEIRQGKNGNYGIKNLKVKKKYDTILVINSISGKAIQYPRIYYNGFKIYESSFDELIKKENIIIGSRSGKNPLEYKSQIKKSYEEKGLTLVIGPPEGMLLSLIGKRYLDISFNFIPKQAVSDVRVEEAVISALAVLNFILE, translated from the coding sequence ATGTATCCTTTTCCTAGACATAAGGAATTAAATTTAGCAATATATTCTTCATTTTTTTCAAATAAATCATCACTGACTGAGAAAACAATATATTCTTCAATACTTTTTAGAGCTCTTATAGAATTTAGGATATCTAAATTGTATATTATTGATTCTAATAAGAGAATTTTTTCGTTAGTAAATAAGCTAGCAATGTATTCCTTGACTCCTCCGTATCTAAAAAAGGAAATTTCATTTAATAAAGATCTAGGCAAAGCAGGATTATTATCTCCAATGAATCTCATATATCATTTAGTTCATAAATTTCCAGTAGAGGGAGAGATAAGACAAGGTAAAAATGGAAATTATGGTATTAAAAACTTAAAAGTAAAAAAGAAATATGATACTATTTTGGTAATAAATTCAATTAGCGGAAAAGCCATTCAATATCCAAGAATTTATTATAATGGATTTAAAATTTACGAATCTTCATTTGATGAACTTATCAAAAAGGAAAACATAATAATAGGAAGTAGAAGTGGTAAAAATCCATTAGAATACAAATCTCAAATAAAAAAATCTTATGAAGAAAAAGGGCTTACATTAGTTATAGGTCCTCCAGAAGGCATGCTCTTATCTTTAATCGGAAAAAGATATTTAGATATATCGTTTAATTTTATTCCAAAGCAAGCTGTTTCAGATGTTAGAGTAGAGGAAGCAGTTATTTCAGCTCTTGCAGTACTTAATTTTATTTTAGAATAG